A window of the Arenibacter algicola genome harbors these coding sequences:
- a CDS encoding NADP(H)-dependent aldo-keto reductase, translated as MKYTNLPHTDIEVSNICLGTMTWGRQNTEEEGHEQMDYALEQGINFFDTAELYPIPATKERYADTERIIGNWFKKKKNRDKIILASKIAGKAEMTKFIRTTGINRDTIKLAVEGSLSRLQTDYLDLYQLHWPDRTTNYFGKRGYKHSINDHWEDNIHQILEALRDLVREGKIRHVGISNETPWGAMRYLEESKVHASLPRMITIQNPYSLLNRLFEVGLAEISHRENLGLLAYSPLGFGTLSGKYLGGRKPENARVTLFPNYNRYSSEPAVRATEKYYDLAQANGLSLAQMALAFVNSRPFLTSNIIGATTMDQLKENIGSIEVQLSEEVLKGIEAIHNEIPNPAP; from the coding sequence ATGAAGTATACCAATCTCCCCCATACCGATATTGAAGTAAGTAATATATGTCTTGGTACCATGACCTGGGGCCGACAGAATACAGAAGAAGAAGGTCACGAGCAGATGGACTATGCCTTGGAGCAGGGAATTAATTTTTTTGACACGGCAGAATTATATCCCATTCCAGCCACAAAGGAGCGATATGCGGACACCGAAAGAATTATAGGAAATTGGTTTAAAAAGAAAAAGAATCGCGATAAGATAATTTTGGCATCCAAGATTGCAGGAAAAGCTGAAATGACCAAGTTCATCAGAACCACGGGCATTAATCGCGACACTATTAAATTGGCCGTTGAGGGAAGCCTCTCCCGTTTGCAAACAGACTATCTGGATCTTTATCAGCTGCACTGGCCAGATCGGACAACCAATTATTTTGGAAAAAGAGGATATAAGCACAGTATCAATGACCATTGGGAGGACAATATCCATCAGATATTGGAAGCCTTAAGAGATCTTGTGAGAGAGGGAAAAATTAGACATGTGGGTATTTCCAATGAAACCCCATGGGGAGCTATGCGGTACTTGGAAGAAAGTAAGGTACATGCCAGTTTGCCTAGAATGATTACCATACAGAATCCATATAGTCTTTTAAATAGGCTTTTTGAAGTTGGATTGGCAGAAATATCGCATCGTGAGAATTTAGGCTTGTTGGCCTATTCGCCATTGGGCTTTGGAACTTTGAGCGGCAAGTACCTCGGAGGAAGAAAGCCCGAGAATGCCCGTGTAACCCTTTTTCCAAATTACAATAGGTATAGTAGTGAACCGGCCGTCCGGGCTACCGAAAAATATTATGACCTGGCTCAGGCAAACGGCTTGTCATTGGCACAAATGGCATTGGCCTTTGTAAATTCGAGACCATTTTTGACTTCCAATATAATTGGTGCTACCACAATGGATCAGCTTAAGGAAAATATAGGGAGTATAGAGGTGCAATTAAGCGAGGAAGTACTTAAGGGTATTGAGGCCATACATAATGAAATTCCAAACCCAGCTCCCTGA
- a CDS encoding FG-GAP repeat domain-containing protein: protein MKMFSVTRLIYALCLSLICLAIFFQGESIFPPQNQKPKLKSSGKELAVRYCQMCHTFPEPGLLDRNTWEKSVLPNMGMRLGIKTNGTDPFEDLDPIDESIVRNLNIYPDAPLILKEDWDRIVDYYVQNAPIKLESQQVTVSHTKEKAPFKSQFITIGDNKLPKVSLLNFNEASSELYIGDNNNLYALKNTGEISNSWLLNSPASHIEFNENSDPLLLTIGQFRPSDQELGRLANLKIRENNQSATIAISKLRRPVHFASADLNGDNKKDVVVCSFGNYGGKLSWFDNFEPSKEHVLSNLPGARMVAIKDLNGDQKPDIVVLMAQAYEQISIYYNKGQGEFEEKKVLEFSPVHGVSYFELADFNNDGFQDILLTNGDNWDYSNVDKPYQGLRIYLNDGHNNFKETFFYPMYGCSKAVARDFDNDGDLDIVGVSFYADLKDPRESFVYLLNNGDMKYTASFHPDALYGKWLTMEVADFNGDRRPDVMLGSFMFNFNEMAKVVATTGISSFPQVLLLTQIE, encoded by the coding sequence ATGAAAATGTTTAGTGTTACTCGATTGATTTATGCGCTATGCCTATCATTAATTTGTTTAGCTATTTTTTTTCAAGGTGAAAGCATATTCCCTCCACAGAATCAAAAACCCAAATTAAAGTCATCAGGCAAGGAATTGGCGGTACGGTATTGTCAAATGTGCCATACATTTCCGGAGCCAGGTTTATTGGATAGGAATACTTGGGAGAAGAGTGTTCTGCCCAATATGGGTATGCGCTTGGGCATTAAGACAAATGGAACCGATCCTTTTGAAGACCTTGATCCTATAGATGAAAGTATTGTAAGGAATCTAAATATATATCCCGATGCTCCATTAATTCTAAAGGAAGATTGGGACAGGATTGTAGATTATTATGTTCAAAATGCCCCGATTAAACTGGAGTCGCAGCAAGTAACCGTTAGTCATACCAAAGAAAAGGCCCCTTTTAAATCACAATTTATAACCATCGGGGACAACAAGCTTCCAAAAGTGTCATTGCTCAACTTTAATGAAGCATCGTCGGAACTATATATTGGCGACAACAATAATCTTTACGCCCTTAAAAATACGGGTGAAATAAGTAATAGTTGGTTATTGAATAGTCCTGCCTCGCACATTGAATTTAACGAAAATTCAGATCCCTTGCTCTTGACCATAGGGCAATTTAGACCTTCCGATCAGGAGTTGGGAAGGTTGGCCAATTTAAAAATAAGGGAGAATAACCAAAGTGCTACTATAGCTATTTCAAAACTAAGAAGACCGGTTCACTTTGCTTCGGCCGATCTAAACGGAGATAATAAAAAGGATGTAGTGGTTTGTAGCTTTGGGAATTACGGCGGAAAATTATCATGGTTCGATAATTTTGAACCCTCTAAGGAACATGTATTAAGTAATTTGCCTGGGGCCCGAATGGTAGCGATCAAAGATCTAAATGGGGATCAAAAACCTGATATCGTTGTCTTGATGGCCCAAGCCTATGAACAAATTTCCATTTATTACAACAAGGGACAGGGAGAATTTGAGGAAAAGAAGGTATTGGAATTCTCCCCGGTCCATGGAGTGAGTTATTTTGAATTGGCCGATTTTAATAATGACGGATTTCAAGATATTTTGCTTACCAATGGAGACAACTGGGATTATTCCAATGTGGATAAACCTTACCAAGGACTTAGAATATATTTGAACGACGGACATAACAATTTTAAGGAGACATTCTTTTATCCCATGTACGGGTGCAGTAAGGCCGTGGCTAGGGATTTTGATAATGATGGGGATTTGGACATAGTGGGCGTATCGTTTTATGCCGATCTTAAAGACCCAAGAGAAAGCTTCGTCTATTTATTGAACAACGGAGATATGAAATATACCGCATCTTTTCATCCAGACGCCTTATATGGTAAATGGTTAACTATGGAAGTAGCGGATTTTAATGGAGATAGGAGGCCAGATGTAATGCTGGGGTCCTTTATGTTTAATTTCAATGAAATGGCCAAGGTGGTGGCTACTACTGGTATATCTTCATTTCCGCAGGTATTATTGTTGACCCAAATTGAGTGA
- a CDS encoding exodeoxyribonuclease III has translation MKIVSYNVNGIRAAVNKGFLDWLKTVNPDVVCLQEIKANRDQLDLAVFEALGYHYHYWYSAQKKGYSGVAILAKLQPDHVEYGTGIDYMDFEGRNLRADFNGVSVMSLYLPSGTNIARLDHKLQYMADFQDYVDHLKKDKPNLVICGDYNICHEAIDIHDPVRNKNVSGFLPVEREWIGNFMDSGFIDSFRHFNKEPDNYTWWSYRANSRTNNKGWRLDYGLVSRPLESRLKRSVILSQAVHSDHCPILVELG, from the coding sequence ATGAAAATTGTTTCTTATAACGTAAATGGAATCAGGGCTGCGGTGAACAAAGGATTTTTGGATTGGCTAAAAACAGTAAATCCGGATGTGGTCTGTTTGCAAGAAATCAAGGCCAATCGGGATCAATTGGACCTGGCAGTTTTTGAGGCCTTGGGTTACCACTATCATTACTGGTACAGTGCCCAAAAGAAAGGATATAGTGGTGTGGCAATTCTTGCCAAATTACAACCGGACCATGTAGAGTACGGAACGGGAATAGACTATATGGATTTTGAAGGGCGAAATCTTAGGGCCGATTTTAATGGGGTTTCTGTCATGAGCCTTTATTTGCCCTCAGGAACCAATATAGCCCGATTGGATCATAAACTGCAATATATGGCCGATTTTCAAGACTATGTAGATCATTTAAAAAAGGACAAACCTAATCTTGTTATTTGCGGGGATTATAATATATGTCATGAGGCAATAGATATCCATGATCCGGTTAGGAACAAAAATGTTTCGGGGTTTTTACCCGTGGAAAGGGAGTGGATCGGCAATTTTATGGATAGTGGGTTTATAGATAGCTTCAGGCATTTTAACAAGGAACCCGATAATTATACCTGGTGGAGCTATAGGGCAAACTCCCGTACCAATAATAAGGGATGGAGATTGGATTATGGATTGGTAAGCAGGCCATTGGAGAGCCGCCTAAAACGTTCCGTTATTTTGTCGCAGGCCGTTCATAGTGACCATTGTCCTATTCTCGTGGAGTTGGGTTAG
- a CDS encoding TonB-dependent receptor family protein, giving the protein MKSSLQFLFAIIFPFVSNAQEPIQRDSITELDEVILLDSLQSATDNGIIATKIIGPKVFQNYSPVDMVSAINQISGVYILSGALNTNRITIRGVGARTLFGTDKLRLYYNDIPITNGSGFSTIESFDLENLSSVEVIKGPKATNYGANLGGAILLNSKQPTNKSTYFRNNFTIGSYNLVKNNLQFSLKENKIALNLHYGYLETDGYRENNKFKREGLLLDLNYQINPKTNIGLLFNHVDYNAQIPSSLGETDFKENPTKAAFTWKSAKGYEDNKYSLAGLTLNHAFSDKLKNTSSIFYSYLDHYEPRPFGILEEYTNGYGFRTKFAGAWTTNESRIDYNFGAELYKDEYQWSEFENLYQDNNGQGSLQGDQFADNKEFRRQFNAFGNLLIPFGKAFSTQIGLNVNKTYYDFRDEFNQGADNKSAERDFDAIVLPSLNLNYSFSAVNSIYANISRGFSNPTVEETLTPEGVINPDIAQETGMNYEIGTRFRLLDRRLNLNMAIYRMDIKNLLVAQRVGEDQYIGKNAGKTQHQGLELDMEYNWDITSKLRVTPFISYTYNDHSFVTFVDEDNNYSGNPLTGVPKNRLNSGLQAQLNNKFYWYSTHQYVGEIPMTDANSLYSEAFNVVNSKVGYKNQLGKKLSMDIAFGVNNIFDVNYAQSVLINTTGFGGAEPRYYYPGNDRNYYGSLRLGYSL; this is encoded by the coding sequence ATGAAATCCTCCTTACAATTTCTATTTGCCATAATTTTTCCATTTGTATCAAATGCACAGGAACCCATACAAAGAGATAGCATCACTGAATTGGACGAAGTAATACTTTTGGATTCCCTTCAATCGGCCACAGATAATGGCATTATAGCTACTAAAATTATTGGCCCCAAGGTATTTCAGAACTATAGTCCCGTAGATATGGTTTCGGCAATAAATCAAATATCCGGAGTTTATATATTATCCGGGGCATTGAACACCAATAGGATTACCATAAGGGGGGTAGGCGCAAGAACATTGTTCGGAACCGATAAATTAAGACTTTACTATAATGATATCCCAATTACAAACGGTTCAGGTTTCTCAACCATTGAATCTTTCGATTTGGAAAATCTAAGTTCGGTAGAGGTAATCAAAGGTCCAAAAGCGACTAATTATGGTGCTAATTTGGGAGGTGCAATTTTACTGAATTCGAAACAGCCTACCAACAAGTCCACCTATTTCAGAAATAACTTTACAATAGGCTCCTACAACCTAGTTAAGAACAATCTCCAGTTTAGCCTTAAAGAGAACAAGATCGCTCTAAACCTACATTATGGCTATTTGGAGACCGATGGCTATAGGGAAAACAACAAATTTAAACGCGAAGGTCTACTTCTGGATTTAAATTATCAAATAAATCCCAAAACCAACATTGGCCTTCTCTTCAACCATGTTGATTACAACGCCCAGATACCTAGTTCTTTGGGAGAGACCGATTTTAAGGAAAACCCCACCAAGGCCGCATTTACATGGAAATCTGCCAAAGGATACGAGGATAACAAATATAGTCTGGCAGGCCTGACCTTAAATCATGCCTTTTCAGATAAATTGAAAAACACCAGCAGTATTTTCTATTCCTATTTGGATCATTACGAGCCCAGACCATTTGGAATTCTGGAAGAATACACCAACGGTTATGGTTTCCGGACAAAGTTCGCCGGTGCTTGGACTACCAATGAATCCAGGATCGACTACAATTTTGGTGCAGAATTATACAAGGATGAATACCAATGGAGCGAATTTGAAAATCTATATCAAGATAACAACGGACAAGGAAGTTTACAGGGCGATCAATTTGCCGATAACAAGGAGTTTAGGCGACAGTTCAATGCTTTTGGGAATCTACTTATCCCTTTTGGGAAGGCTTTTTCTACCCAAATTGGGTTAAATGTAAATAAAACCTATTACGACTTCAGGGACGAATTTAATCAAGGGGCGGACAATAAGAGTGCAGAAAGGGATTTTGACGCCATTGTGCTACCCAGCCTAAACCTCAACTATAGTTTTTCAGCAGTAAATTCAATTTATGCCAATATAAGTAGAGGTTTTTCCAATCCCACAGTGGAGGAAACACTAACACCGGAGGGCGTTATTAACCCTGATATAGCCCAAGAAACGGGTATGAACTATGAAATAGGCACTAGATTTCGCCTTCTAGATCGAAGATTAAATCTAAATATGGCCATTTACAGGATGGATATCAAAAATTTATTGGTGGCTCAACGAGTAGGCGAGGATCAATATATTGGCAAGAATGCGGGCAAGACGCAACATCAGGGTTTGGAGTTGGATATGGAATATAATTGGGATATTACCTCCAAGCTAAGGGTAACCCCTTTTATTAGTTATACTTACAACGATCACAGTTTTGTGACCTTTGTAGACGAGGACAACAATTATTCTGGAAATCCATTGACAGGGGTACCCAAAAACAGGTTGAACTCTGGTCTACAAGCCCAACTTAATAATAAATTTTATTGGTATTCCACCCATCAATATGTAGGGGAAATTCCTATGACGGATGCCAATAGTCTCTACAGTGAAGCCTTTAATGTAGTGAACAGTAAAGTGGGATATAAAAATCAGTTGGGTAAAAAGCTATCGATGGACATAGCCTTTGGGGTCAACAATATCTTCGATGTCAACTATGCCCAATCCGTACTTATCAACACAACGGGATTTGGCGGGGCCGAGCCTAGGTACTACTATCCCGGAAACGATAGAAATTACTATGGTAGTCTGAGGTTGGGATATTCCTTGTAA
- a CDS encoding glycine--tRNA ligase: MVKQEDDFKKVISHAKEYGYVFQSSEIYDGLSAVYDYAQNGAELKKNIREYWWKAMVQMNDNIVGLDSAIFMHPTVWKASGHVDAFNDPLIDNKDSKKRYRADVLVEDYTAKIEAKIDKEVAKAEKRFGDAFDKKQFLETNPRVVGYQEQINTILKRLGKSLENEDLADVKNLIEELEIACPLSGSRNWTDVKQFNLMFGTKLGASADSAMDLYLRPETAQGIFVNFLNVQKTGRMKIPFGIAQVGKAFRNEIVARQFIFRQREFEQMEMQFFIRPGSQKEWYETWKEKRMAWHLSLGMGPENYRFHDHEKLAHYADAAADIEFKFPFGFKELEGIHSRTDFDLGSHEKYSGKKLQYFDPELNESYVPYVVETSIGLDRMFLAVFSNSLVEEELDNNTTRTVLKLPAVLAPMKAAVLPLVKKDGLPELAQEIIDDLKWDFNVVYDEKDAVGRRYRRQDANGTPFCITVDHQSLEDKTVTIRYRDTMEQQRVAIADVKAIIHKEVDMKSWLQRMA, translated from the coding sequence ATGGTGAAACAAGAAGACGATTTTAAAAAAGTAATCTCGCATGCAAAGGAGTATGGATACGTTTTCCAATCCAGCGAAATTTACGACGGACTAAGTGCCGTATACGACTATGCCCAAAATGGGGCCGAGTTAAAAAAGAATATCCGCGAATATTGGTGGAAAGCCATGGTTCAGATGAACGATAATATTGTGGGGCTCGATTCCGCAATATTTATGCACCCAACCGTTTGGAAGGCATCCGGGCACGTAGATGCATTTAACGATCCATTAATAGATAACAAAGATTCCAAGAAAAGATATCGCGCAGATGTTTTGGTGGAGGATTATACCGCTAAAATTGAAGCTAAAATAGATAAGGAAGTAGCCAAGGCGGAAAAACGCTTTGGGGATGCCTTTGATAAAAAACAATTTTTGGAAACCAATCCAAGAGTGGTCGGTTACCAAGAACAGATCAATACCATCTTGAAGCGTTTGGGAAAATCCTTGGAGAACGAGGATTTGGCAGATGTGAAAAATCTAATTGAGGAACTGGAAATTGCATGTCCCTTGTCCGGATCAAGGAATTGGACGGACGTAAAGCAATTTAATCTAATGTTCGGCACCAAATTGGGGGCTTCCGCCGATAGTGCCATGGATCTGTACCTTAGACCAGAAACAGCTCAAGGTATTTTTGTAAACTTCCTAAATGTTCAAAAAACCGGAAGAATGAAGATTCCTTTCGGGATTGCCCAAGTAGGCAAGGCCTTTAGAAACGAGATCGTTGCAAGACAGTTTATCTTTCGTCAAAGGGAGTTTGAACAAATGGAAATGCAATTTTTTATTCGTCCCGGATCTCAAAAGGAATGGTACGAAACCTGGAAGGAAAAAAGGATGGCCTGGCATTTGTCCTTGGGCATGGGGCCCGAGAACTATAGATTTCACGATCACGAGAAATTGGCGCATTACGCAGATGCCGCGGCCGATATAGAATTTAAATTTCCTTTTGGATTTAAGGAATTGGAAGGGATTCATTCCAGAACCGATTTTGACTTGGGAAGCCACGAAAAATACTCTGGTAAAAAATTACAGTATTTCGATCCTGAACTTAATGAAAGTTATGTTCCTTACGTGGTTGAAACTTCCATAGGTCTGGATCGTATGTTCTTGGCCGTTTTTTCAAATTCCTTGGTAGAAGAGGAGTTGGATAACAACACTACTAGAACAGTACTTAAATTACCGGCTGTTTTGGCACCTATGAAGGCTGCAGTATTGCCTTTGGTAAAAAAAGACGGTTTGCCCGAATTGGCCCAGGAAATCATAGATGACCTTAAATGGGACTTTAATGTGGTATACGACGAAAAAGATGCCGTAGGCCGTCGTTACAGAAGACAGGACGCCAATGGTACGCCTTTTTGTATCACCGTAGACCACCAGTCTCTAGAAGATAAAACAGTGACCATACGCTATAGGGACACCATGGAACAACAACGTGTGGCCATTGCGGATGTCAAGGCAATTATCCATAAGGAAGTGGATATGAAAAGTTGGCTACAGCGAATGGCTTAA